One stretch of Plodia interpunctella isolate USDA-ARS_2022_Savannah chromosome 10, ilPloInte3.2, whole genome shotgun sequence DNA includes these proteins:
- the crc gene encoding activating transcription factor of chaperone isoform X2, producing MCCYKSSGMCDLCREFQMSLFQNLLKSLQAAPKLEASHFALQDDHITLYPPSPPDTKPNPAELANDILQQLDNQCKQENIFSNWLEEKVELPIFENISQVPERVELPPQPLSIPIPVPAYGAPQPTEELLREFETVYDAVELTHLTPPQSPPGPATQLLLSYAQQAQCAPPLPALPVPQTHTWPVAASLAEYDCDLQAVEDLVRHRAAQLPSPAPFVDSSNASPRSSPPSSPRSSSTDEDWPAPSSRSKPYSRPSDDRRSRKKEQNKNAATRYRQKKKAEIEVLLNEESALRQRHTELGEKCSDLQREIRYIKGLMRDLFKAKGLIK from the exons atgtgtTGTTACAAAAGTAGCGGAATGTGTGATCTGTGTAGAGAGTTCCAGATGTCACTCTTTCAAA ATCTGCTCAAGTCTCTCCAGGCCGCTCCGAAGCTGGAAGCGAGCCACTTCGCGCTGCAGGATGACCACATCACGCTGTACCCGCCCTCGCCGCCCGACACCAAGCCCAATCCCGCCGAGCTGGCCAACGACATCCTGCAGCAGCTCGACAACCAATGCAAACAGG AGAACATCTTCTCGAACTGGCTGGAGGAGAAGGTAGAGTTGCCCATTTTCGAGAATATCTCTCAGGTTCCGGAGCGCGTGGAACTCCCGCCCCAGCCGTTGAGCATTCCGATTCCGGTCCCGGCTTACGGCGCGCCTCAGCCTACCGAGGAGCTGCTGCGGGAGTTCGAGACGGTGTACGACGCGGTGGAGCTGACGCACTTGACGCCGCCGCAGAGCCCGCCCGGGCCCGCCACGCAGCTGCTGCTCAGCTACGCACAGCAAGCGCAGTGCGCCCCGCCGCTGCCTGCGCTGCCCGTACCGCAAACCCACACCTGGCCCGTGGCCGCCTCTCTGGCGGAGTACGACTGCGACCTCCAGGCGGTGGAAGATCTCGTCCGCCACCGCGCGGCTCAGCTCCCGTCTCCCGCACCCTTTGTCGACAGCTCGAACGCGTCCCCTCGTTCCTCTCCCCCTTCCTCCCCTCGCTCGTCCTCCACCGACGAGGACTGGCCGGCTCCTTCTTCGCGATCTAAACCATACTCGCGACCTTCTGACGATCGCCGTTCCCGCAAAAAGGAGCAGAATAAAAACGCCGCTACTCGCTATCGTCAGAAAAAGAAGGCCGAAATCGAAGTTCTCCTGAACGAGGAGAGCGCCCTGCGCCAGCGCCACACCGAACTCGGCGAAAAGTGCTCCGATTTGCAGCGTGAGATCCGCTACATCAAGGGCCTCATGCGCGATCTCTTTAAGGCCAAAGGGCTTATCAAATAG
- the crc gene encoding activating transcription factor of chaperone isoform X1, giving the protein MSASLWDQSLASANGLLTNEECAKLLDYDIFNDDDLLKSLQAAPKLEASHFALQDDHITLYPPSPPDTKPNPAELANDILQQLDNQCKQENIFSNWLEEKVELPIFENISQVPERVELPPQPLSIPIPVPAYGAPQPTEELLREFETVYDAVELTHLTPPQSPPGPATQLLLSYAQQAQCAPPLPALPVPQTHTWPVAASLAEYDCDLQAVEDLVRHRAAQLPSPAPFVDSSNASPRSSPPSSPRSSSTDEDWPAPSSRSKPYSRPSDDRRSRKKEQNKNAATRYRQKKKAEIEVLLNEESALRQRHTELGEKCSDLQREIRYIKGLMRDLFKAKGLIK; this is encoded by the exons ATCTGCTCAAGTCTCTCCAGGCCGCTCCGAAGCTGGAAGCGAGCCACTTCGCGCTGCAGGATGACCACATCACGCTGTACCCGCCCTCGCCGCCCGACACCAAGCCCAATCCCGCCGAGCTGGCCAACGACATCCTGCAGCAGCTCGACAACCAATGCAAACAGG AGAACATCTTCTCGAACTGGCTGGAGGAGAAGGTAGAGTTGCCCATTTTCGAGAATATCTCTCAGGTTCCGGAGCGCGTGGAACTCCCGCCCCAGCCGTTGAGCATTCCGATTCCGGTCCCGGCTTACGGCGCGCCTCAGCCTACCGAGGAGCTGCTGCGGGAGTTCGAGACGGTGTACGACGCGGTGGAGCTGACGCACTTGACGCCGCCGCAGAGCCCGCCCGGGCCCGCCACGCAGCTGCTGCTCAGCTACGCACAGCAAGCGCAGTGCGCCCCGCCGCTGCCTGCGCTGCCCGTACCGCAAACCCACACCTGGCCCGTGGCCGCCTCTCTGGCGGAGTACGACTGCGACCTCCAGGCGGTGGAAGATCTCGTCCGCCACCGCGCGGCTCAGCTCCCGTCTCCCGCACCCTTTGTCGACAGCTCGAACGCGTCCCCTCGTTCCTCTCCCCCTTCCTCCCCTCGCTCGTCCTCCACCGACGAGGACTGGCCGGCTCCTTCTTCGCGATCTAAACCATACTCGCGACCTTCTGACGATCGCCGTTCCCGCAAAAAGGAGCAGAATAAAAACGCCGCTACTCGCTATCGTCAGAAAAAGAAGGCCGAAATCGAAGTTCTCCTGAACGAGGAGAGCGCCCTGCGCCAGCGCCACACCGAACTCGGCGAAAAGTGCTCCGATTTGCAGCGTGAGATCCGCTACATCAAGGGCCTCATGCGCGATCTCTTTAAGGCCAAAGGGCTTATCAAATAG